From a single Tistrella bauzanensis genomic region:
- a CDS encoding HAD-IIIC family phosphatase, whose amino-acid sequence MTSDTLDALPWLPALPGRLRPELALVDAAAGRSRAEGLLALRRLATHRLSLPQMAPLARLADRLIGDDDPAPAFRALRLAILSDTTSAFLPDAIRVAGLRHGLDIRVSVAPDNQIPATLNDPGAAVFRAAPDLVLLSLDRRRLPHWPEDGAPDTSGHALDLVLAHLAMLHDRAAATTGATIMVQTLPQMPAALFGHFDRRTALSARRRIDQVNQWLIDWAEANNAVLFDLAALAETVGTANWHDPRQWHWSKSAISTTMLPLYADHVARIAAARAGLARRCLILDLDDTLWGGVIGDDGPEAIVIGQGDPVGEAFLSVQRLALDLRRRGVVLAVSSKNDEHVARKAFRDHPDMLLRESDIAVFVADRRDKATQVEDIAARLEWGVDALVLLDDNPAERRQVREALPQVAVPELPDDPASVPDRLLAAGYFEAVTVSEEDHIRAGHYTRMARSGHLRLGDFQAYLRALDTRIEMTVVDAASRGRAAQLISRSNQFNLTTRRYDAAALAAMEAAGDTTAFCIRLRDTFGDAGIISVVICRAHTRGDIDRIWAIDTWLMSCRVLNRQVEMAVLAKLAACARARHITTLTGLYLPSGRNAMVAGHYAALGFTAAPHDAWPLAAGAPDLPADATVWRLRVADHVTPPDFPITIAG is encoded by the coding sequence ATGACCAGCGACACCCTCGACGCCCTGCCATGGCTTCCGGCCCTGCCCGGTCGCCTGCGGCCGGAACTGGCATTGGTCGACGCTGCCGCCGGCCGTTCACGGGCGGAAGGGCTGCTTGCGCTGCGCCGGCTTGCCACCCACCGCCTGTCCCTGCCCCAGATGGCGCCGCTTGCCCGTCTGGCCGACCGGCTGATCGGTGACGACGATCCGGCACCCGCCTTCCGCGCGCTGCGGCTCGCCATCCTGTCCGACACCACCAGCGCATTCCTGCCCGATGCGATCCGGGTCGCGGGTCTGCGTCATGGCCTCGACATCAGGGTGAGCGTCGCGCCCGACAACCAGATACCAGCCACGCTGAATGATCCGGGAGCCGCCGTGTTCCGCGCGGCCCCGGACCTGGTTCTGCTGTCGCTGGACCGGCGGCGACTGCCCCACTGGCCCGAGGACGGCGCCCCCGACACATCGGGCCACGCGCTTGATCTGGTTCTGGCGCATCTGGCGATGCTGCATGATCGCGCCGCCGCCACGACCGGTGCCACGATCATGGTCCAGACACTGCCGCAGATGCCCGCGGCACTCTTCGGTCATTTCGATCGGCGGACGGCGTTGTCGGCGCGCCGGCGCATCGATCAGGTCAACCAGTGGCTCATTGACTGGGCCGAGGCCAATAATGCCGTTCTGTTCGACCTGGCGGCGTTGGCCGAGACCGTGGGCACCGCCAATTGGCACGACCCGCGCCAATGGCACTGGTCGAAAAGCGCCATCTCAACCACGATGCTGCCGCTCTATGCCGATCACGTCGCGCGGATCGCCGCCGCCCGTGCCGGCCTTGCCCGACGATGCCTGATCCTTGACCTCGACGACACGCTGTGGGGCGGCGTGATCGGCGACGACGGGCCAGAGGCGATCGTGATCGGTCAGGGTGACCCCGTGGGCGAGGCCTTCCTGTCGGTGCAGCGGCTGGCATTGGACCTGCGCCGGCGCGGCGTGGTGCTGGCCGTGTCGAGCAAGAATGATGAACATGTCGCCCGCAAGGCGTTTCGCGATCATCCCGACATGCTGCTGCGCGAGAGCGACATCGCTGTTTTCGTCGCCGACCGGCGCGACAAGGCCACACAGGTCGAGGACATCGCCGCCCGCCTGGAATGGGGCGTCGATGCGCTCGTCCTGCTCGACGACAATCCGGCGGAGCGTCGGCAGGTGCGCGAGGCCTTGCCCCAGGTTGCCGTGCCCGAGCTGCCCGACGATCCGGCCTCGGTCCCCGACCGCCTGCTCGCCGCCGGCTATTTCGAGGCGGTCACCGTGTCCGAGGAGGATCACATCCGGGCCGGGCACTATACCCGCATGGCGCGGTCGGGCCATCTCAGGCTCGGCGATTTTCAAGCCTATCTGCGCGCATTGGACACGCGGATCGAGATGACAGTTGTCGATGCCGCATCACGTGGACGCGCGGCGCAGCTTATCAGCCGGTCGAACCAGTTCAATCTGACGACACGGCGCTATGACGCGGCAGCGCTCGCCGCAATGGAAGCGGCAGGGGACACGACGGCCTTCTGTATTCGCCTGCGCGACACCTTTGGCGACGCCGGTATCATCTCGGTCGTGATCTGCCGCGCCCACACCCGCGGTGATATCGACCGGATCTGGGCGATCGACACCTGGCTGATGAGCTGCCGGGTGCTGAACCGTCAGGTCGAGATGGCGGTCCTGGCGAAGCTCGCCGCATGCGCGCGCGCGCGACACATCACCACGCTCACAGGTCTGTACCTGCCCTCAGGTCGCAACGCCATGGTCGCCGGCCACTACGCCGCGCTCGGTTTCACGGCCGCGCCCCATGATGCATGGCCCCTGGCAGCCGGCGCCCCGGACCTTCCGGCCGATGCAACCGTCTGGCGACTGCGGGTGGCGGATCATGTCACGCCACCCGACTTCCCGATCACGATCGCCGGATGA
- a CDS encoding B12-binding domain-containing radical SAM protein: MPPSHCGYIETSRGCPYRCFYCHIAAEKATHQRSPDSVVHEMRKRRDDHGITSFMFVDDIFNFPQPRAKAVLRKIAAELPGMRLHFPIGLRADQMDEEMLDLFEAAGTVMMSLAVETVTPRLQRFIGKNLKIDRAQKMIDAASRRFICTTFFMAGFPSETKEEMRATIDYAASFDHLCDPTLNIVRVFRDTLLWTHLDPTPEQARRLDGQTSMRTTPRMFTTDPFVFYGDIFDRDKVPLTSDDIAELRIEWLQKVQFNPQRIVNSYEMMRRFLDEEDVARTYQSWLNDERFTMRKMQRMLEFGRAQINRNPPAIRQPAPTRLKMTA, encoded by the coding sequence GTGCCGCCATCGCATTGCGGCTATATCGAAACGTCGCGCGGCTGCCCGTATCGCTGTTTCTATTGCCATATCGCGGCGGAGAAGGCGACGCATCAGCGCTCACCCGACTCTGTGGTCCACGAGATGCGCAAGCGCCGCGATGACCACGGTATCACGTCGTTCATGTTCGTCGACGACATCTTCAACTTCCCGCAGCCCCGCGCCAAGGCGGTGCTGCGCAAGATCGCGGCCGAGCTGCCGGGCATGCGCTTGCACTTCCCGATCGGGCTGCGCGCCGATCAGATGGACGAGGAGATGCTGGATCTGTTCGAGGCAGCCGGCACGGTGATGATGTCGCTGGCCGTCGAGACGGTCACGCCCCGGCTGCAACGCTTCATCGGCAAGAACCTGAAGATCGACCGCGCGCAGAAGATGATCGATGCCGCGTCCAGGCGTTTCATCTGCACGACCTTCTTTATGGCCGGGTTCCCCTCCGAGACAAAGGAAGAGATGCGGGCGACGATCGATTATGCCGCATCCTTCGATCATTTGTGCGATCCGACATTGAATATTGTGCGTGTGTTCCGCGATACCTTGCTGTGGACGCATCTGGATCCCACGCCGGAACAGGCGCGGCGTCTGGATGGACAAACCAGCATGCGCACCACGCCGCGCATGTTCACCACGGATCCGTTCGTGTTCTATGGCGATATCTTCGATCGGGACAAGGTTCCCCTGACGTCCGACGATATCGCCGAACTGCGGATTGAATGGTTGCAGAAGGTCCAGTTCAATCCACAGCGGATCGTCAACAGTTACGAGATGATGCGACGCTTCCTTGATGAGGAGGATGTCGCGCGCACCTATCAGTCATGGCTGAATGACGAGCGCTTCACCATGCGCAAGATGCAGCGTATGCTTGAATTCGGCCGGGCGCAGATCAACAGGAATCCACCCGCGATCCGTCAGCCGGCGCCGACGCGGTTGAAGATGACCGCGTGA
- a CDS encoding B12-binding domain-containing radical SAM protein, translated as MIRRILLVAADASEESFQASRWGSHPLGLMYIAAAAREAFPETEIRIFQTLTSRDYETALPQVLREFQPDLIGLRALSFFRDQFTALSRIIRHTLPGRPIIGGGPHVSSAYDQLLEAGEIDLAVIGEGEETFSALLTILNRGEPMPVDLVGTAALVDGKVLRNEKRVRIRDLDAVPLPAMT; from the coding sequence ATGATCCGTCGCATCCTCCTCGTTGCAGCCGATGCATCCGAAGAGTCGTTTCAGGCCAGCCGCTGGGGTAGCCACCCCCTGGGTCTGATGTACATTGCCGCGGCGGCGCGCGAAGCCTTTCCCGAGACCGAGATCCGGATCTTTCAGACGCTGACCAGCCGCGACTATGAAACGGCGTTGCCGCAGGTTCTGCGTGAGTTTCAGCCGGATCTGATCGGCTTGCGGGCGCTGTCGTTCTTCCGTGACCAGTTCACGGCGCTGAGCCGGATCATCAGGCACACGCTGCCCGGGCGACCGATCATTGGTGGTGGGCCACATGTGTCCTCGGCCTATGATCAATTGCTTGAGGCGGGCGAGATCGATCTTGCGGTGATCGGCGAGGGCGAGGAGACGTTTTCGGCCCTGCTCACCATCCTGAACCGTGGTGAGCCGATGCCGGTCGATCTGGTCGGCACCGCGGCCCTGGTCGACGGCAAGGTGCTGCGGAACGAGAAGCGGGTCCGGATCAGGGATCTGGACGCGGTGCCCCTGCCGGCTATGACCTGA
- a CDS encoding LysR substrate-binding domain-containing protein, which translates to MTSRPEPPAPMPRKLPPLGALRAFEAAARRLSFQKAADELAVTPTAISHQIRLLEDSLGVALFIRHVRRVSLTMAGLTLFPAVRDGLDGMATAVAALRPPPVTHPVLTLSATTLFTGRRLIPALARFRARHPDIDLRLHATEAIADLEAGAADAAVRYGTGPFPGLVSLHLCDDAFGVLASPRLGLRCPRDLAGTTLLHVDWHHRSPDAPGWSHWRRLAGASWLDTGRGLRFTDDGHALQLAIAGEGALIGSLVLLRDELASGVLVQPFGPLIPGAGYHLVATPARMASPEVQALRDWLSAACTAA; encoded by the coding sequence ATGACCAGCCGCCCGGAACCGCCGGCACCGATGCCGCGCAAGCTGCCACCGCTGGGCGCCCTGCGCGCCTTCGAGGCTGCGGCCCGCCGGCTGAGTTTCCAGAAGGCCGCCGATGAACTGGCCGTCACGCCCACCGCGATCAGCCATCAGATCCGCCTGCTGGAAGACAGCCTGGGCGTGGCGCTGTTCATCCGCCATGTCCGGCGGGTGTCGTTGACCATGGCCGGGCTGACGCTGTTTCCGGCGGTGCGCGACGGGCTGGACGGCATGGCGACGGCGGTTGCCGCCCTGCGGCCGCCGCCCGTGACACATCCCGTGCTGACCCTGTCGGCGACCACCCTGTTCACCGGGCGGCGGCTGATCCCGGCCCTGGCCCGCTTCCGCGCCCGCCACCCCGACATCGATCTGCGCCTGCACGCGACCGAGGCGATCGCCGATCTTGAGGCGGGTGCCGCCGATGCGGCGGTGCGCTATGGCACCGGGCCGTTTCCGGGGCTGGTATCGCTGCATCTGTGCGACGATGCCTTCGGCGTGCTGGCAAGCCCGAGGCTGGGGCTGCGGTGCCCGCGCGATCTCGCCGGCACCACGCTGTTGCATGTCGACTGGCATCACCGGAGCCCCGATGCCCCCGGCTGGTCGCATTGGCGGCGGCTGGCCGGGGCATCATGGCTCGACACCGGCCGGGGGCTTCGCTTCACAGATGACGGCCATGCCCTTCAACTGGCCATCGCGGGTGAGGGCGCGCTGATCGGCAGTCTGGTTCTGTTGCGCGACGAGCTGGCGAGCGGCGTGCTGGTCCAGCCCTTCGGCCCGTTGATCCCCGGCGCCGGCTATCATCTGGTGGCGACACCGGCGCGCATGGCATCACCAGAGGTTCAGGCGCTGCGCGACTGGCTGAGCGCCGCTTGCACCGCCGCGTGA
- a CDS encoding FMN-dependent NADH-azoreductase, with protein MATLLQIDASARAGRSGIDPHGSHTRRLTARFAARWQASRAKDTLRYRDVAAEPPRPVDGAWVAAAFTPPATRTAAMRDALAESDRLVAELLAADVLVIGAPMYNFGLPATLKAWIDNIVRVGVTFGFDRGRGAEPYWPMLPPGKRLVIVSARGDFGYDPGERIAHLNHVEGGLAAPLGYIGLTDTAGVAVEYDEFGDDRLRASLTRAEAAIDDLANRLADRMANDTP; from the coding sequence ATGGCAACCCTGCTTCAGATCGACGCCAGCGCCCGCGCCGGTCGCTCGGGTATAGACCCGCATGGCTCCCACACCCGCCGGCTGACCGCGCGTTTTGCCGCCCGCTGGCAGGCCAGCCGGGCCAAGGACACCCTGCGCTACCGCGATGTCGCGGCAGAACCGCCCCGGCCGGTGGATGGCGCCTGGGTGGCCGCCGCCTTCACGCCACCTGCCACCCGCACCGCCGCGATGCGCGACGCGCTGGCCGAAAGCGACCGGCTGGTCGCCGAGCTGCTGGCCGCCGATGTTCTGGTGATCGGCGCGCCGATGTATAATTTCGGTCTGCCCGCGACACTGAAGGCCTGGATCGACAATATCGTGCGGGTCGGCGTCACCTTCGGCTTCGATCGCGGCCGGGGCGCGGAGCCCTATTGGCCGATGCTGCCCCCCGGCAAGCGGCTGGTGATCGTCAGCGCGCGCGGGGATTTCGGCTATGACCCCGGCGAGCGGATCGCCCATCTGAACCATGTCGAGGGCGGGCTGGCGGCGCCGCTCGGCTATATCGGCCTGACCGATACCGCCGGTGTGGCGGTGGAGTATGACGAATTCGGCGATGACCGGCTGCGCGCGTCGCTCACCCGCGCCGAGGCGGCGATCGACGATCTGGCCAACCGGCTGGCCGACCGGATGGCCAACGATACGCCCTGA
- a CDS encoding diguanylate cyclase, which produces MTGTPAGDRDGPSAAGGRDWRRAQAAFDGDLRLHLAELVADAADDLAGDFYRVLLADPEAAPLLSHDLVRTRLRASLAGWLCRLFAAEPLPDFDTMAAIQRHIGEVHARVRVPIHLVGRGARLIKAGLAGRLAASLDDRDRLVQALVHIETVMDIAIELMNTAFVSDLKRETRNEEAYRLFFLSQDLTLERESQRAALLEWNQTVLLALAGGAHVAGAATGAALPAIGRSEFGLWFHHRGSIMFEGLPVLDQVARLMQAIDGRILPEIDDARATAGDIAAGLGALQGAVGEIQFVLKQAFEGLIGIEAGRDALTRTLNRRFLPAILNREIALALRRKRPFALIMIDLDHFKAINDAHGHSAGDAALRRAAETILGTCRGSDIVFRYGGEEFLVVAVETDDAAAREMAERLRAAIAATDVTLSGGAHITITASIGIAVFDGHPDYGRLIDAADRAMYNAKHGGRNRVVSAPTSLTCPEPAPVTTG; this is translated from the coding sequence ATGACCGGCACCCCGGCCGGCGACCGCGACGGCCCGTCAGCCGCCGGCGGCCGCGACTGGCGGCGGGCGCAGGCGGCATTCGACGGCGATTTGCGCCTTCATCTGGCGGAGTTGGTGGCGGATGCGGCCGACGATCTGGCCGGTGATTTCTATCGCGTGCTGCTGGCCGATCCGGAAGCAGCCCCGTTGCTGTCGCATGATCTGGTCCGCACGCGGCTGCGCGCCTCGCTGGCCGGCTGGCTGTGCCGCCTGTTCGCGGCCGAGCCCCTGCCCGATTTCGACACCATGGCCGCGATCCAGCGCCATATCGGCGAGGTCCATGCCCGGGTCCGCGTGCCGATCCATCTGGTCGGGCGCGGCGCGCGACTGATCAAGGCCGGGCTGGCGGGCCGGCTGGCGGCGTCGCTGGACGATCGCGACCGGCTGGTTCAGGCGCTGGTCCATATCGAGACGGTGATGGATATCGCCATCGAGCTGATGAACACCGCCTTCGTATCCGACCTGAAGCGCGAGACGCGCAATGAGGAAGCCTATCGGCTGTTCTTTCTGAGCCAGGATCTGACCCTTGAGCGGGAGAGCCAGCGCGCCGCTCTGCTGGAATGGAATCAGACCGTGCTTCTGGCGCTGGCCGGCGGCGCCCATGTCGCCGGTGCCGCGACGGGTGCCGCCCTGCCCGCGATCGGCCGGTCGGAATTCGGCCTGTGGTTCCATCATCGCGGCAGCATCATGTTCGAGGGCCTGCCGGTTCTGGACCAGGTGGCCCGGCTGATGCAGGCCATCGACGGCCGGATTCTGCCGGAGATCGATGACGCGCGCGCCACCGCCGGCGATATCGCGGCCGGGCTCGGCGCCCTGCAAGGAGCGGTGGGCGAGATCCAGTTCGTGCTGAAACAGGCCTTCGAGGGGCTGATCGGCATCGAGGCCGGCCGCGACGCCCTGACCCGCACCCTGAACCGGCGCTTCCTGCCCGCGATCCTGAACCGTGAGATCGCCCTGGCGCTGCGCCGCAAGCGCCCCTTCGCGCTGATCATGATCGATCTGGATCATTTCAAGGCGATCAACGACGCCCATGGCCACAGCGCCGGCGACGCCGCCCTGCGCCGCGCGGCCGAGACGATATTGGGCACATGCCGTGGCAGCGACATCGTGTTCCGCTATGGTGGCGAGGAATTTCTGGTGGTGGCGGTCGAGACCGATGATGCCGCCGCGCGCGAGATGGCCGAACGCCTGCGCGCGGCCATCGCCGCGACCGATGTCACCCTGAGCGGCGGCGCCCATATCACGATCACCGCGTCGATCGGGATCGCGGTGTTCGATGGCCATCCCGATTACGGCCGGCTGATCGATGCCGCCGACCGGGCGATGTATAATGCCAAGCATGGTGGCCGCAACCGGGTTGTCTCGGCCCCAACCAGTCTCACCTGTCCTGAACCGGCACCGGTCACCACCGGCTGA
- a CDS encoding DUF427 domain-containing protein — MSGITPPPSTGSRAVITDRTVLQPGPDHPITIAPAAGRAVVTIAGQVVADSRKALSLREAGYPAVLYVPRADVDMAALSRTDHTTWCPYKGEASYYSIPAGGTAATNAVWSYEAPHDAVAAIRDHLAFYPDRVDAISLRDDATD, encoded by the coding sequence ATGTCTGGCATCACACCACCCCCTTCAACCGGAAGTCGTGCCGTCATAACCGATCGTACCGTTCTTCAGCCCGGTCCCGACCATCCGATCACCATCGCGCCCGCCGCCGGCCGGGCGGTCGTCACCATTGCGGGCCAGGTGGTCGCCGACAGCCGCAAGGCGTTGTCGCTGCGGGAAGCCGGCTATCCGGCGGTGCTGTATGTGCCGCGCGCCGATGTCGACATGGCGGCACTCAGCCGCACCGACCACACCACCTGGTGCCCTTACAAGGGTGAGGCGTCCTATTACAGCATCCCCGCCGGCGGTACCGCCGCGACCAATGCGGTCTGGAGCTATGAAGCGCCCCATGACGCGGTTGCAGCAATCAGGGATCATCTGGCGTTCTATCCCGACCGGGTCGACGCGATCAGCCTGCGGGATGATGCCACGGACTGA
- the fhuF gene encoding siderophore-iron reductase FhuF: MHPALDPAFSGPFDRFRGMVAGPEDTRPAVSARALIAGEDLGEMMIRRAGGSAAAPAARRGAASLWSQFYFAIIAVPVVAGAMLAGRRLAVGLDDVRWVIGDNGLPVAMRLDDPGAALPDRDPSGVIVELIENHMTPLVDTVSHTVRLAPRLLWCNAAVRLIWAMETAAEAANDTAVNDTADIASIAQATRRLLIETPTLPSGAANPMFDMLLQPSSGATASYARKVCCLRYLMPGVADCGETCPLPRNRG; encoded by the coding sequence ATGCATCCAGCCCTGGACCCCGCCTTCAGCGGACCGTTCGACCGTTTCCGCGGCATGGTCGCGGGGCCGGAGGACACGCGCCCGGCAGTGAGCGCCCGGGCGCTGATCGCGGGCGAGGATCTGGGCGAGATGATGATCCGCCGCGCCGGCGGCAGTGCTGCGGCACCGGCGGCCCGGCGGGGTGCGGCATCGCTGTGGTCGCAATTCTATTTCGCGATCATCGCCGTGCCGGTGGTGGCCGGCGCCATGCTGGCCGGGCGGCGGCTGGCGGTGGGGCTGGATGACGTGCGCTGGGTGATCGGCGATAACGGCCTGCCGGTGGCGATGCGGCTGGACGATCCGGGCGCCGCCCTGCCCGATCGCGACCCCTCGGGCGTGATCGTCGAGTTGATCGAAAACCATATGACACCGCTGGTCGACACCGTCAGCCATACGGTCCGGCTGGCACCCAGGCTGCTGTGGTGCAACGCGGCCGTGCGGCTGATCTGGGCGATGGAAACCGCGGCCGAGGCCGCCAACGACACCGCCGTCAACGACACCGCCGACATTGCCAGCATCGCACAGGCGACGCGCCGGCTGCTGATCGAAACCCCCACTTTGCCCTCTGGCGCTGCCAATCCGATGTTCGACATGCTGTTGCAGCCGTCCAGCGGCGCAACCGCCAGCTATGCCCGCAAGGTCTGCTGCCTGCGCTATCTGATGCCCGGGGTGGCGGATTGCGGCGAGACCTGCCCGCTGCCACGCAATCGCGGCTGA
- a CDS encoding AraC family transcriptional regulator yields MPPGSISAYLVAEALAGAHLRRLDTGPVLRAAGIDPVALTRPGARVTTDQYAMLWRGLTLLLDDEFFAMNPRRLKRGSFGFMCAAARKAPDLAAAFRIMTRFLMLAFDGVDLRLLRHGDQAELVMRGRRPSAMAAATASAQPTDAGPPRAFADFTIWLMLHGAACWLIGRRIAIQHVDIRAKAPVYIDDYRRLFCDDLRFGQPVSRLVFAASLLEMPVDRSRRSLTRFLKQAPGNILVRYRNADAWLVRVRHQLRDRHPDDWPDIDRLAADFGVSTATLHRRLAAEGQSYRSIKDALRLDIATEVLRDPAASVADAAAAAGFADPSSFHRAFRKWTGVSPGRYRRDGGTEAI; encoded by the coding sequence GTGCCGCCCGGCAGCATTTCGGCCTATCTGGTGGCCGAGGCCCTGGCCGGCGCCCATCTGCGGCGGCTGGACACGGGGCCGGTTCTGCGGGCCGCCGGCATCGATCCGGTGGCGTTGACGCGGCCCGGCGCCCGCGTGACGACCGATCAGTATGCCATGCTGTGGCGTGGCCTGACCCTGCTGCTGGATGATGAATTCTTCGCGATGAACCCAAGGCGGCTGAAACGCGGCAGTTTTGGCTTCATGTGCGCCGCCGCGCGCAAGGCACCCGATCTGGCCGCCGCCTTCCGGATCATGACCCGGTTTCTGATGCTGGCCTTCGACGGCGTGGATCTGCGCCTGCTGCGCCATGGCGATCAGGCCGAGCTGGTGATGCGCGGCCGGCGTCCGTCGGCAATGGCAGCCGCGACGGCGTCGGCACAGCCCACCGATGCCGGCCCGCCGCGTGCCTTCGCCGATTTCACCATCTGGCTGATGCTGCATGGCGCCGCCTGCTGGCTGATCGGCCGGCGGATCGCCATCCAGCACGTCGACATCCGGGCGAAGGCGCCGGTCTATATCGACGATTACCGGCGGCTGTTCTGCGATGACCTGCGCTTCGGCCAGCCGGTCAGCCGGCTGGTGTTCGCCGCCAGCCTGCTGGAGATGCCGGTCGACCGGTCGCGCCGCTCGCTGACCCGGTTTCTGAAGCAGGCGCCGGGCAATATTCTGGTGCGTTATCGTAACGCCGATGCCTGGCTGGTGCGGGTGCGCCACCAGTTGCGCGACCGCCACCCCGACGACTGGCCGGATATCGACCGGCTGGCGGCCGATTTCGGCGTGTCGACGGCGACCCTGCATCGCCGGCTGGCGGCGGAAGGCCAGAGCTATCGCAGCATCAAGGACGCGCTGCGCCTGGACATCGCCACAGAGGTGCTGCGCGACCCGGCGGCCAGCGTCGCCGATGCCGCCGCCGCCGCCGGTTTCGCCGATCCCTCGTCCTTCCATCGCGCCTTCCGCAAATGGACCGGGGTCAGCCCCGGCCGCTATC